Part of the Leptolyngbya sp. FACHB-261 genome, TTATTACTGTCTGTGGGTTGGGGGGTCTGATTCAGGCGTTAGAATCTAGGGCAGGTTAAATGGAGCGTTTAGGGCATCCTGGCGCTGAATGCCCGAAGTACATGGGGAGGGATAATGGCACCGTTTAAGTTCAAGAATGACCAAGAGAAGTTCGATTTTCTGCTAGCTCTGGTCTTCTTTGTGCTGCTAGTTGTTGCCCTGCGAGGACGCTAAACCACAAGGAACGCTGAGGCTACACAAGGCAACTGTCGTTTGAGGTTTAACCACTGAGTCCAAAAGCAGATGATCCGAAAGCCCCAATTTTTGACCTCCGTTTTTGACACTCGTCGTCGCAACCCTATTGCCCTTTCAGGTTGCCATACAGGCTGTCATTGCATTGTCACCAGATTGCCTTTTGGCTGTCACATTATGACCTTAAGCTAAGTTTTCAGAAGTGGTGAGAACAGTTCTAGTAAGAACCCTAGTCCCTCACTCCGGAGTTGGTTGCTAGCAACAACGTTCACCTCACTCCACTGCTTCTGGTTGCGCCTTGCCTCGCAGCCAGAAGTTTTTCGTTGCTATTTATTGCTTATATTTATTTACTTTCTGTTTCTCTTCTATTCCTCGATGTTGAGGAATATTTTGGGCATTTGGTTTAGGTGAATCACTAGCCCTGTGAATCAACTAAGGGACAAGGGAGGGGCTGGTGTTCAACGCGATTCAGGCAAAAACTCTAGCGAAGAAGCGCTGGCTAGAGCGCTGGAATTGGTTAACGCGATTAAACTTAACAAGGCATTCCTTACAAGAATTAGGAGCCCTAAACTATGGCAGAAACCACAATTTTGACAGAGGGGGATCAAGGCGCTACAGTCACCAAGCTTCAGAATCTTCTGAAAAAGGCTGGCTTTGACCCAGGTCCCATTGATGGCATGTTCGGCCCTAGTGTGACCAAAGCGGCAATGCGCTTTCAGCAGGCCAAGCGCCTACCCATGGACGGTGTTGTCGGTCCTCGGACCTGGGCAGAGTTGGAGGCGGCACCGCCACCCTCGCCGCCGCCCTTCAGCTTGATTAATGTCTGCAAGTTCTACAACAAGCAACCCCACCAAGACCAAGCTCTAACCTGGCTGCAAGGCCAAATTCCGCAAGCAACTTTGGATGAGTTCGTCAAACGTTGGCGTGGTCCGGCTAGCCCGTAAATCTGAGCCCGCTAACTTGAGCCCGTAAACCTGAGCTCGCAAACCTGAGTCTGATTATCCGTTGGCCACAACAGCCCCCTGATGCTAGTCAGTTCAATAGGCCAGTTAAACAGGCCAGTTAACCAGGAAAGTTAAACGGGCCAGTTAGACAGATCACCCATCAGGGGCTTTACTCAAAGCAGATTCAACCTGACGACGACGCATACCAGTCAGCGTAGGGCGTCTGTTCCACGGACTGATCGCTATAGTCGGGGGCTCCGTCTGTCCACCAGACTGGCCCCCGTTCCCCCAAAGCGACTTTGGCTGTTCGCACCCGCGCTCTGGCAGTCCGTAGAGCCATTGCGTCTCCAGAGCGCAGGGCTGCCTCTGCCGTGCTCTGGGCATTGACCAGATCTTCATGCAAGCGGGAGCGAGTCACTTCATCCAGGAGGGGATTTGGACAGCGGCAGAGGCGGCCCTCGCTCACAAAGTAGCGTCTGTCAGGCGTGATTCGCTGAGTGGGCGTTTGCTGGTTGACCCCATTGACCTCTCTCACAGATTGCTGAGCCGCTACAGTCAGCCATTGTTCAAGATCTTGGATCGTGATTGGCTCTACTAGATAGTCAGTAACTAGATGGGCATTAATTTGAACCAGCAATTGTTGTTCGACCCGCTTAGCCAGTGGTTCATTGGTTTTCAATTCGCTAACAAAAGCCGCACATAGCTGCGCAAACAAGTGCGCCTGGAGCCCCTCTCGATAACGGGTGGGGACTAAACCCAAGGAGGTTTGGAGAGCCGCCTGTAATAACTGGTCTCGGACTACAGTCACTAGGTCCTCAGGCAGTTCTGCCTCCGGACTCAGGAGTGAGTTGTCCTGAAGGGTCTGTCTTGAGGGGTGATTCACAGGTTCGCCCGTGGCGGGCGAGCTAACCTGGCTCAAGTTTGCGGCTAGCTGCTCTAGATGTTGATCAAGCCATTGCAGCTCATTGCGATACTCGGCTGGATAAATGGAATGCCCTCGATACTTACGAGGTGATAATTGCATCAAGCTTTCCCGACAGTCCAGGGCAATGTTTTGCTGCGCAAGCCAAAAACAGCGTTGGCTCTTCTGGTGAAGCTCATCCTGAATCGACTGAGCATACGGCTGAAGCTGAAAGGAATGAATAACCCCCTGAAAACCAAGCCGAAAGGCTATACCAGCACCATTTTTTTGCCTGTCCAACACAGAACCGGGGATAACCTTGTCTAAAGACAAAGACTGCCCGACCGACAGTGCACTACCCAGAGTTGCGCCTAGAGCGATCCAAGCAGCTTCATTCGGTTTGACATAGACCATACTGACTCTTCTCCCATACTTGCTCTTCCTGCCGACTCACAGCAGGAACTCTAAAGTCCTAACCAACGCCCTAACTTAAGCTCCTACTGCACCCGAACCCGAACCTGCTTAGGAACTTATCTCTCAGCATTCAGCCCCTCTGCTCCAGCTCAGGATTTCGGCTGAGCCTTTGGAGCCTTCTAGGACCGAGATATTAGCCCTAGGATTAATTGGTCATAGCCTAGGTAGGTTACTATCAAACTGCTTTGGCCCTGATGCAGAGAGTGCAATAAGAGCGCAATGTTTATCAGCCTGATCGCGGACTATGGTACAGGTGACCCAGCCTTTACAGAAGTGGCTCAACGCCTGCAAATGGCTCTACCTCAAGCGCAGTTGCATCTGCTGTCAGTGCCGCCTTTCAGCACCCTTGCCACCGGCTTCTGGATTGCCCAGCTCGGTTTAAATCCTGGTCCTAAAGAGCGGTTGATTTACCACAACTGCGCACCTCGCCAGGATGACCCCGAAGCCCGACGCGATAACGAAGGGGAGGGGCTGACCTATGCGCTCCTGCCCAATGGCGTCAAAGTTGTAGGCGTCAATGCAGGCTATACGCTCTCCTTCATCAAGCATCACGCGAAGGTTCTCCACACTGTCAACGTCGACCGGGGTGGCTCACAGTTTCGGTCACGAGATGTGTTTCCGCCTGCGGCTGCGGCTCTAGCCAACGAAGACTTTAAGCTGTTGGGAGAGCTTCTGACGCCTGAGCAGATTCCCGATGTTCCCTCAGACCGAGTTGCCTGGGTCGATGGCTACGGCAACCTCAAAACGACCATTCCTGCCCACACCATTCAGTTAGAGCCACAGACCAAAGTGGTGATTCGGGTAGGAGATGCTGTGAGTGATGCCGTCTATTCCGATGGCAGTTTCAAAGTTCCAGAAGGGACATTAGCCTTTGCACCGGGCAGTTCCGGCTGGTCCGCACCTGGTGAAGCCGAACCGCAGCGCTGGATGGAATTGTTCCTACGAGGCGGAAGTGCTTGGGAGCGCTTCGGCAAACCTCGGCTCAATCAAAAAATCACCCGAATTGCTTGAGGCCAGTCTCAGGTCAATTGGTTGAAGTTAGTTGCTTAGAGTGAACTGATTGGAGTGGATTAATTCAAGTTGGGCCAAAATCATTCTGCTAAGAAGTCGAGAATGGCTACGTTAATTTGCTTACGGTCAGTCAAAGCTCGACCGAAGCCCGCAGCATGACCACTGATCGATTCGATCACTGCTACGGTCGCCTGGGCAATTAAAGCAGCCTCTCGCGCAACATCTGAAATAGCAAAATAGGCATCTGTTCGGCTAGGCAGAAATAGAACTCTGGCCTTGATTTGTACTAGCACTTGCTCTAAAGATCCCTCCATACCAGGGGTAAGAGCAACGTCATGGGTAGCCCAAGTTTGCAGATGGCACAGTAGATTATTGGCATCCTTCAGGTGATAACGGGTGCGCCATTTGCTCAGGAAATCCTCTAGAGAGCCCGCACACGTGTCTTCATAATTTTGATATGCCTGCAAGGCATAAAACTCTGGCGAAAAGGCCCAGGGTGCCCAAGCCTCAGACATACGAGAAAGCCCGACTAGGGGCGGTGTAATGTAGCGTCCATTGTTGAATTTGGGATCCGATTGGATGCAGTTCGCGAGAGAGTGTAAAAACAATTGCCCATGCCAATGGGTGCGGCAACTGCCTACAATCACTACCGCTTTCTGAACCCGCTCCGGATAGCTCACAGCCCATTGAATTGCCTGCTGACCGCCCATGCTAGCCCCTATCACTGCCTGAACCTGAGCAACGCCCAATTGATCGAGCAGGGCTGCTTGCAGACGGACATTGTCTCGAATGGTCACAGCCGGAAAGTCAGGACCTGCAAACGGTGGGGGCAGATTGCTAGGCGAACTACTACGCCCATTACCCAGTAGCTCAGTGTGGATTAACCAATTTTGCTCAGGATCTAATGCCAACCCAGGCCTACGTAGATAGGCTAAATCATCGTAGGTTTGAGAAAAGGCCGTACAGGTCAAAATGGGCAGGCTGCCGTTTGGCTTGCCGCTAATCTGGTAAGCCAACTGAACCTGTGGCAGCACAATCCCTGATTCTAAGCGAAAATCTTTGAGTGTAAAAAGGTCAACCATCGTTCGTCTGAATACACTTTGAATTGAGAAATTCTGCTCGATTGAACTTAAGCGGTTCGTAGCTTACAATACAGCTCATCTGAGTTGCATTGGGCACTCAAATAAGTGCTAAATGCTCAGATTAATCCTTGATTTTTGGGCATTTCAAGTTGGTTGGCTCAGTGATCAGGCAAATTATCTCCAGTGAAAACCTCAGGTAAAATTTTCAGGTAGAACTTCTAAGTAAAACACTATGTCTGAATCTTATAAACCACAGCCTCTAACGCCACTTGATCCAACAGTGGATGTAACTCAAAATCACTATTGGAGTTACCACAACATTGAGGCGCTACTGAGCTGCAAAAAACCACTCACCGCATCTCAAGACGAGGACCTATTCATCGCCGTTCACCAGATTTGTGAACTCGGGTTTCATCAGATGATTCTTGATTTGGATCGAGTTCTAGAAGCGATTGCAACTGCCTTTACCGATCCTCAAGACCCGATCATCGGCGATACCCGTGAGGCGTGCTATTTTTTCAAACGCGTTTTCCGGCTCTACGAAGTAGTCGTAATGACCATGCCCATTCTCACTACCATGCGGGCCTTCATCGAGTTTCGCAGCACCATTGGTCCAACCAGTGGCTTTCAATCTTTTCAGTTCCGCCAATTGGAAGTTATGAGCGGCGTAGCTAAGTCCTATTGGACGGGCGGCACTAACGACGACGAGGGCAAACCTCACGTTGCTGAGACTGAATTCGACCGGCGCTACGGAGCTGAAGTCGCAGCCTGGTTTGAGCGCTACCACAAGCACAGCCTGGCGTTTTACTACCAAACTCTGCTCAGTCGGGCACCGGGTGAATCCACCGCAGAGCGCATCGCTTATTTGCAGACTCACACTCAGGCCAGTGCGCTGCTCAAGTCGATGCGAAGCTACGAGGAACTACAAAACCGATTTCATCAAGCGCATCTCGGTTTAGCAGTTCAGCAGTTGGAGATGGTCGGTGTTCAGATTGGCACTGGCGGCACATCTTTCCGTGACTACCTAGTCAAATACGGCAAGGAAGTTGCACCCCTCTTTCCTGGCCTCACTTCTAAAGGCGCTTCTAGTTTAGAAACCTGAACGGCTCAGTTCCTGGCAGATAGCGTCTTGGCTTTGAGGGTTACACTTCAACTGCACCAGCGCTTGGCGGTCGGCCCAGACTCGGTAATGGTTCTCAGATTCACTGATCACAACCTTCAAGCCTTTGCGCAGTAGCCGACAACCTAAGGCATGGGCTAACAGCTTTTTAGTACTGCTAAAAACACTGACCAACTGATAGGGGGTGCTAGCAAAATACATTCCCTGAGCTATGACGGTCCCGCCACTGATATTGAACGGGTCGATCGCGTCCTCAGACACAACAACAGGTAACATTACTGAAGCCTTGCAAAACCAAAAAGATAAAGCAAACTTACCCGGTTTTGGCATTGCAAAGATCTCCGCCAGCCCTGGCTTAACCGAGCTTTATAAAAGCATCATCTAAGTTCGAGCGCAACTTAAAGTTTTGGGTTTAGCCACTTTCAGCGTTCTCCTAGAGGAGCAACAGTCATTGCAGAGCCACCGCCTCGACGGACCGGTTCTGCTGCTGCCAGCATCGTGCCGTCGGGATTGATCACAATGCCATTGGCTGCGCCAATTTCTGGCAATGACTCAAACTTATGTCCCAATGCAGCCAAAGCCTGACCCACTCTGCTAGTGGCGAAACCGCCATCCACCTGGGTCACTTCGCCGTTACGCTGGGACAGACGGGGCGCGGTAATTGCTTGGTCAAGGGGTAGCCTAAAATCAATCAGGTTCATGGCGATGCCTAGAACCGTGGTGATAATGGTAGAGCCGCCCGGTGAACCGAAAGCAATCACGCGGCCATCGGGGGCTAAGGCTAGGGTCGGTGCAATGCTACTGCGGGGACGCTTGCCCGGTTCAGGACTATTTGCATGAGGGCTGACTGGATCAAAGTCGGTCAGTTCATTGTTCAGCAAGAAGCCATAGCCTGGAACTACCATGCCCGATCCGCCTGTAGTCTCAATCGTCAGTGTGTAGCTGACCACATTGCCAAGACGGTCGGCTACAGTCAGATGCGTGGTCGAGAGCCCCTCATGGTCCTGGGCCTGCGCGACTGGCATCGCCATCCGGCTCGGACTGGGGTCATCTTGGTAAAGCCAAGGCTCACCCGCTACTGCAGATGCCATTTTGCCCTCCGGAGCCCTAGCACCAATTTGTTGCTGGCGAATTTGAGCATAATCGCGGCTGAGCAACCCGGCTACTGGCACATCTATATACTCTGGATCGCCCAAGTAGGCATTGCGGTCAGCATAGGCTAAACGCTCAGCCTCAAGTAGCCAATGCCATGCTTGCACTGGGTCTGAGGTCGAAGCTGGAGACGCCAAAGTTTGAGTAGCTAGCAGATTTAAGGTTTCAAGGCTCGTGATGCCACCACTGCTGGGCAACCCCATACCGTAAAGCTGGTAGCCCCGATAATTGATGCTAACTGGCGGACGAATGCGCAGATCGTACTGATCCAAATCGGCCAGGGTCATGCTGCCAGGCAGCACGCGAAAGGGTGGGTTGGCAACGGTCGGTGGCTTGCGTACAGTCTCGACAATTGCTCTGCCAATTTCGCCTCGGTAAAAAACATTAGGGCCGTTCTGAGCAATGAGACGATAGGTTTTTGCCAAATCCGGATTCGTGAGGTGAGTGCCAACTTGAGGCGGTTTGCCCTGGGGCAGAAAGAGCGCCTGAGTCGGAGCAAAGGCTGCAAAACGAGCTTGATTTTGAGCGACTTGTTGAGCAAAGGTTGCGTCAACTTCAAACCCTTTTTCTGCTAGATCAATCGCTGGCGCTAGTGCCTGTTCCAGCTTCAACGTGCCATAGCGATTGAGGGCTTCCACCCAAGTTAGAACCGTACCAGGAACGCCAACGGCCAAGCCATTGCTGATTCGGTTGGGGGAAAAAGGCAAATTGCCACCTGCGGGGTCATCGGGGTTTTTGAACATATCAACCCGAGCTGAGGCAGGCGCTTTTTCTCGTCCGTCCAGCGTGATCACCTGTTTATCAGACTGGCGATAGAGCAGCATAAAGCCACCACCACCAATGCCCGCCGAAAAGGGCTCAGTCACACCCAGCACTGCAGCAGCAGCAACAGCTGCATCGACAGCGTTGCCCCCCGCTTTGAGAATACCAATGGCGGCTTGAGTGGCATAGATGCTTTCGGTTGTCGCCGCTCCGCCTCGCCCCCGCGCCGTTGCCTCACTCGGTGAACTCTGAGCTCGGGGCGGTGTGCTACTCAGGGACAAAACCAGCCCCAAACAGAAAATGGCGCTTAGAAGCGCTGCAAGGCGTCGTCGCACGGCAGGTCCCCATTGGGTACGACGCCTTATCTTATGGCATTTTTCGGTGGAGAGCCTACAGGTTCTATAAGCCTACGGCTGCTCAGAAGCCGCACGGTTGCGACGATTCTGCCGCCGCCCATCGAGTTGCTGAGCCAGTTGTTGCCGCTGCGTAGAAGTGAGCACTTCACGCATTGCCATCATGCTGTCAAAGCGAAGCTGCTCAATTTCCTGCCGCAGCGCTTGCACTTGACGGTACTTTGTCTGCACTTGACTCGCCGGAGCCGTGCCTGCCATCAGCTGTCGCAATTCTTGCTTAGCTTGGCGCAAAGCCTGTGTTCGCTGTCTGATCCCAGGCTGATTTTGAGCCCGGATGGCTTGCAAGCGTTGAGTCTGTTCTGGCGTCAAATTGAGCTGTTGCAACCAGCCCAGTCCGCTCCGTTCGCGGCGGGATCCCATCTCTGCGGTGTCATCCTGGGGACCCATCTGCGCCAGTAATGGCTCTGTACTAGCGATGGTGCTGCTGAATGCCAAAACTAGAGCCGTTAAAACGGAAGCATAACGAAGAGACATCACTACTTTGTCCTTTTACGAATGAAATTCAAGGCACGGGAAGTTCTGAAGCAAAAACGTTGGGATCGTCGTCATTAAGAACACCGTTCCAGTTGTTCTCCAGGAAGGTTTCTAGGCCAGACAACTCACCCCTACTAGCGACTGAGGGTGGCAGGACATGATAGCTAACCCAACTCAACGCAACACCAGCAACTAGAGCTGACGGCACCCACAAAAGGACTCGACGTCGCCTGCCCCAGAACTGTTGCTTAGAGTGTTGTTTGATCTGTTGCTTGGCTTGAAGTTGAGTTTGCGCCGCTGCCATAATTTGGTCTTCCAAATCATTTGCAGGTGTCGGCACCGAAGAACGATATTGACGCAGAAAATCAGTCAACCGAGAATCACCTGGTGTTGGCTGGCTCATAGCTGCACCCCTTCTTGCTGCAAAAACTTGCGCACTTGAGCACGCGCATAAAAGAGACGCGATTTAACAGTTCCCACTGGGATATTTAGCGCTTCAGCAATCTCTTTTTGAGGCAACTCCTCTAGATCATGCATCACTAAAACTACCCGGTGTTCTAAGCGCAATTGCGCGATGCTCCTCTCTACCAGATCTTGATAATGCAAGTGCATTAGATCGAGATCTTGATAATGTTCAGAGACTAGAGTTGATAGGTTTTCTAGATGGGAGCGCAGCCTAGCAAAGCCCCGCCGTTGATCGCAGGCAACATTCCAGGTAATTCGATAGAGCCAAGTCGAAAACTGCGCCGTTCGCTGAAATTTTGGCAGTCCTTTCCAGGCTCTCAGGAAGACTTCCTGCACCAAATCATCTAGATGTTCAGCACCGCAAAGAGGGTAAAGAATGGATCTAACCTTCTGCTGATGACGCTGGTAGAGCTGACGGAAGCTCTGGGAATCACCCTGCAAACACTGTTGCACCAGATCATGATCCGGCTCACGAGCTGAGGGACAGCTGTTGATCACTGTGGCTGGTCCAGCTAACCTCTGCGCTGTCATCGGACATCCCGAACCTTTTTCCCTGTTTGAATGACCCTATAGAATCAGACTTTTTGAGGGAAGAAAAGGTTCAAAGGTAGGTTCAATATCCCAAAAACGGCTCAAGAGCGACGTTGTTCAAGCTGGCGGTGCAGTTCAAGAAGCTCGGCTCGAAGCGCTGCTTGTTTTTGTTGCAAGGTCTGTAAGGGGGCCTGTTCACGCAGCATTTGCCCCTGCGTTTCTTGCAAGTCCCGCACTGAGAATAAGAGTTGGCGGTAGCGCCGCTCAGCATCTTCTAGTCGGTTCTCAAAGCGACTTATTTGTTCCTGCTTAGGCAGAACTTCGGCTTCTAAATTGAGCTTACGGCGCTCTAGATCTTTAAGACTCTCAATTGTCTGGTCACGCTGCTGCTGGGCATTCTCAAGTTCGCGCACCAGCTCAACTTGACGACGCTCTAGAAAAATTACTGTGGTTTGCAGATCACTCAAGCGATTTTGCTCGATCTCGGAGTTAGCCTGTTGCAACCCCGTCAGCAAGTGATCGAGCAGTGCATGGCTCTCCTGCCGATACTGCTGCGAAAGTTGTTGATAATCCTGCTGAAGCTGGAGGAGCTCTGCTTCTAGCCTGTCGTAATCAGCCTGAGCTATTTGAACAGACACATCTAGCTCATTTGCCTCATCCACTGCCTCAGACTGAGGTAACTCATCGAGCTGAACGTGCTGGTCTAGTTCTGGCTCAACTTGCTCTAGCTCGACTGGTTCTGGGTCAATTTGCTCTAGCTCAATTTGCTCTAGCTCAATTAGGGTGACGGAAGTTTGAACCAGCAATTCATTGTCTGCCCCATCCATTGAAGATGAGGTTTCTTGAAGCAGCACAGTTGTCTCTATTTGAGGCTCAGAATCAATCTTTAAAAGTTCTTCTGGCTCTCCGGTAGCTTCCTCAGTCTCCAGTTCTAAGTCAAGGCTGAAGGCTGGTACTGGCTCCTCACTGAAAGGCTGTTCACCCACTGGCGCTTCGCTTAGCTTAGGCTCAGCATCATATTCTGGTCCCAGTGGTTCGAGTGACTCTACGTTTGCCCCAGTATTAGCCACAGGATGAAACTCTACAGTCTTAGGCCTGTCCCAGATGTCTTCAACCTCGTCTTCTTCGTGTTCGTAATCTTCTTCGTACTCATAATCATCCTCAGACGATTCTTGCTCGTATTCAGCTTCTGCAATTAATTCTTGTTGAATCCGGCGCAGGAGTGCTTGATACGGCCGAAGGTGCGGGCGAACCAACCACCGAATCAGAGGATTGCCAATGCGTTGGTCGAGAAGCTGATCAATTTCGGCACTGAGGCGCAAACAGTCCATGAGGGAGCGTGAACCATCGGAGTTGGCCTTCCCCCCATCCTAGCCGCGATCCCTATTTCCACTTCGCTCTACGAGCTGGGCTAAGAGTGACCCTAGCGGACGGAGCCGAGTTATCTGAGGTGATCCGATTTAAGAAGCAACTATAGCGATTTGTCGATTGAGATCGCAGGCTTCGAGCAGTTCCAGCAGCAAAAATGAAAGTTGACCATGAGTGAACCTTTGGATTTTCAATCTCTGAACCTCTATCTCCGCGAATCTTGGCAAATCACACCGCTAGGTCCTAGACCAAAGTCACCGCCTGCGCCGGACCAGGGTCCTTCGTACACCAGCTGACCATTGCTATTGGCATAACAGTAAGCCTGCTGACTTTCGCTGCGAGACTGGCGATCAGCCTCGGCGGTAGTCCGTGGTCGGGCCCGATTTGATTGAGGCTGGGGTGGGGACTCAGCAGGACTCGGGATTGGGGCTGGTTCTGGTTCTGACGACGGCTGCGGTTCCGGCTCGGGTGCAATCTCTTGAGCAGAGGGCTGGGGTTGGGATTGAGGCGCTGCTGGTGTCGCTGGCTGGTCGGGTTGCACAGGCTCCGGAGTATTTGTTTCCGGGGTTGTCTCCGGTATGCTTTGGTCCTCAGTTTGAGGCTGTTGTCCTTGTTCTGGTTGCTCAGTCTCAGTCTCTCTGGGTTGGCGGGGTTCTCGCTCCTGCTGCCTAGGTTGTTCTGAATCTTGTCTAGAATCTTGCCCGGCATCTTGTCTAGAATCCTGACCGGACTCGGGTCGGCTTCTGATCATGGGGTTTGAAAAGAAACCTGAGTCTGGGGCTGGGCTAGCAGTGTTATCTGGGTTCGGTTGAGCTGGGTTTGAGGCTGGGTCACGCGCATCAGGCTTGTAAGCAACCATGAACCCAACTACGGCTGCCCCCAAGGTTGCTCCTATCAGCAAGGGCAAGCGTTTAGTGGAAGAGGCCGAATTCGGCGACTTTGGCGGACTTGGCGGCGAAACGACCTGTGTTCCCCCCGCGGGCGATCCAGGAGGCGGTCCAGGATTTGCAGGTGCAAAGGGGACGGTTGCCTGCCGCGATAGGGGCAACCCTGAGGGCATTTGGGTTGGCGGTGTTTGGGTTTGGGGCGCTGACGTTGGATATGGCGCAGCCTGCCCCAAGGGAGGAGACGCAACTGGAGGGAGCACCACATGGGTTTGCGACAGTCGCTTGAGCGCTTGAAGCACTTCCGTCGCGCTTTGGTAACGGTCCTTGAAATGATAATGAACCATCTGACTTAGCACTGCGGCAAGCGCTGGGCTCGCTTGCGCATGGGGCTGCCAGATTAGCTCGCCCGTCTCGGTATCATCAGGCAGCTGAGTCGGCGGAAAGCCAG contains:
- a CDS encoding tryptophan 2,3-dioxygenase family protein, producing MSESYKPQPLTPLDPTVDVTQNHYWSYHNIEALLSCKKPLTASQDEDLFIAVHQICELGFHQMILDLDRVLEAIATAFTDPQDPIIGDTREACYFFKRVFRLYEVVVMTMPILTTMRAFIEFRSTIGPTSGFQSFQFRQLEVMSGVAKSYWTGGTNDDEGKPHVAETEFDRRYGAEVAAWFERYHKHSLAFYYQTLLSRAPGESTAERIAYLQTHTQASALLKSMRSYEELQNRFHQAHLGLAVQQLEMVGVQIGTGGTSFRDYLVKYGKEVAPLFPGLTSKGASSLET
- a CDS encoding S-adenosyl-l-methionine hydroxide adenosyltransferase family protein, whose translation is MFISLIADYGTGDPAFTEVAQRLQMALPQAQLHLLSVPPFSTLATGFWIAQLGLNPGPKERLIYHNCAPRQDDPEARRDNEGEGLTYALLPNGVKVVGVNAGYTLSFIKHHAKVLHTVNVDRGGSQFRSRDVFPPAAAALANEDFKLLGELLTPEQIPDVPSDRVAWVDGYGNLKTTIPAHTIQLEPQTKVVIRVGDAVSDAVYSDGSFKVPEGTLAFAPGSSGWSAPGEAEPQRWMELFLRGGSAWERFGKPRLNQKITRIA
- a CDS encoding sigma-70 family RNA polymerase sigma factor, which translates into the protein MTAQRLAGPATVINSCPSAREPDHDLVQQCLQGDSQSFRQLYQRHQQKVRSILYPLCGAEHLDDLVQEVFLRAWKGLPKFQRTAQFSTWLYRITWNVACDQRRGFARLRSHLENLSTLVSEHYQDLDLMHLHYQDLVERSIAQLRLEHRVVLVMHDLEELPQKEIAEALNIPVGTVKSRLFYARAQVRKFLQQEGVQL
- a CDS encoding peptidoglycan-binding protein, which gives rise to MAETTILTEGDQGATVTKLQNLLKKAGFDPGPIDGMFGPSVTKAAMRFQQAKRLPMDGVVGPRTWAELEAAPPPSPPPFSLINVCKFYNKQPHQDQALTWLQGQIPQATLDEFVKRWRGPASP
- a CDS encoding Spy/CpxP family protein refolding chaperone, with translation MSLRYASVLTALVLAFSSTIASTEPLLAQMGPQDDTAEMGSRRERSGLGWLQQLNLTPEQTQRLQAIRAQNQPGIRQRTQALRQAKQELRQLMAGTAPASQVQTKYRQVQALRQEIEQLRFDSMMAMREVLTSTQRQQLAQQLDGRRQNRRNRAASEQP
- a CDS encoding serine/threonine-protein kinase; translation: MIGELLDGRYQIARALGAGGFGQTYVALDTRRPGNPTCVVKHLQPASRDPQSLQTARRLFKSEAETLERLGQHDQIPRLLAYFEENQEFYLVQDFIEGQTLSAELQLGQRWSEAQVVAMLEDVLGILHFVHSQGVIHRDIKPDNIIRRQPDRRLVLVDFGSVKQVRTQQVTVEGHLNATVAIGTPGYMPNEQGLGKPRFNSDLYGLGMIAIQALTGFPPTQLPDDTETGELIWQPHAQASPALAAVLSQMVHYHFKDRYQSATEVLQALKRLSQTHVVLPPVASPPLGQAAPYPTSAPQTQTPPTQMPSGLPLSRQATVPFAPANPGPPPGSPAGGTQVVSPPSPPKSPNSASSTKRLPLLIGATLGAAVVGFMVAYKPDARDPASNPAQPNPDNTASPAPDSGFFSNPMIRSRPESGQDSRQDAGQDSRQDSEQPRQQEREPRQPRETETEQPEQGQQPQTEDQSIPETTPETNTPEPVQPDQPATPAAPQSQPQPSAQEIAPEPEPQPSSEPEPAPIPSPAESPPQPQSNRARPRTTAEADRQSRSESQQAYCYANSNGQLVYEGPWSGAGGDFGLGPSGVICQDSRR
- the ggt gene encoding gamma-glutamyltransferase, producing MRRRLAALLSAIFCLGLVLSLSSTPPRAQSSPSEATARGRGGAATTESIYATQAAIGILKAGGNAVDAAVAAAAVLGVTEPFSAGIGGGGFMLLYRQSDKQVITLDGREKAPASARVDMFKNPDDPAGGNLPFSPNRISNGLAVGVPGTVLTWVEALNRYGTLKLEQALAPAIDLAEKGFEVDATFAQQVAQNQARFAAFAPTQALFLPQGKPPQVGTHLTNPDLAKTYRLIAQNGPNVFYRGEIGRAIVETVRKPPTVANPPFRVLPGSMTLADLDQYDLRIRPPVSINYRGYQLYGMGLPSSGGITSLETLNLLATQTLASPASTSDPVQAWHWLLEAERLAYADRNAYLGDPEYIDVPVAGLLSRDYAQIRQQQIGARAPEGKMASAVAGEPWLYQDDPSPSRMAMPVAQAQDHEGLSTTHLTVADRLGNVVSYTLTIETTGGSGMVVPGYGFLLNNELTDFDPVSPHANSPEPGKRPRSSIAPTLALAPDGRVIAFGSPGGSTIITTVLGIAMNLIDFRLPLDQAITAPRLSQRNGEVTQVDGGFATSRVGQALAALGHKFESLPEIGAANGIVINPDGTMLAAAEPVRRGGGSAMTVAPLGER
- a CDS encoding alpha/beta fold hydrolase, which codes for MVDLFTLKDFRLESGIVLPQVQLAYQISGKPNGSLPILTCTAFSQTYDDLAYLRRPGLALDPEQNWLIHTELLGNGRSSSPSNLPPPFAGPDFPAVTIRDNVRLQAALLDQLGVAQVQAVIGASMGGQQAIQWAVSYPERVQKAVVIVGSCRTHWHGQLFLHSLANCIQSDPKFNNGRYITPPLVGLSRMSEAWAPWAFSPEFYALQAYQNYEDTCAGSLEDFLSKWRTRYHLKDANNLLCHLQTWATHDVALTPGMEGSLEQVLVQIKARVLFLPSRTDAYFAISDVAREAALIAQATVAVIESISGHAAGFGRALTDRKQINVAILDFLAE